Proteins co-encoded in one Nonlabens agnitus genomic window:
- a CDS encoding ComEC/Rec2 family competence protein, whose amino-acid sequence MKLMDYPFYRLTAFLILGILLQYFFHLSFDFWSFASAICFTICLLAYFIKAFSSFSKLLFTGFVLLFFTGLGGLMLSLKSSIKLDEHYTHFVKNGEDAMVEIQLLEQLSSNSYNHRFYAMVQRINDQPTNGKVLVLFKRSDSVAFKAGHTLLVYDDINDASNGRNPGDFNYKEYLEGIDVYGQIYVDKPRILSLDFRASSLPWYVRYRNKLLQDLENSNLTSDSRSLVEALVLGQRQNVDPTITQNFRDAGVIHILALSGLHVGILLLILQFCLKWLKRWPYGIWIQTIVILVLLWCFAFLTGMSPSILRAVTMFSFVAIGMNINRNRSVFHSLTISAFCLLMYDPRLLFQVGFQLSYTAVLAIVLLQPLFMRLFPRIKYWLPNKMVQIFTVTLAAQIGVAPLSVYYFHQLPLAFLVGNLVLLFVLPVILALSLSYIALLQLGGPVSYLGELLNFIFESIISFVSYISSFKGFVLKDLYLRLDQLILIYVLILSIVLFLSPVLRRSRRERFKIQRANYGLHLALIALICLIGLDTIFDYKTENSFMVLHQSRGSAVAISNSQHSQLLVHFPSMDKERRENSLSRLQQIQTFRETQLVVDSLPAIIEYQEIPLVIIDESTAYTKTESREPILLISNSPKINLDKVITKLDPKLIISDGSNYRNFVERWKVTCEQRDVEFINTYEAGAVNLLKY is encoded by the coding sequence ATGAAATTGATGGACTATCCGTTTTACCGGCTTACAGCCTTCCTTATTCTGGGGATTCTGCTCCAGTATTTTTTCCATCTGTCTTTTGATTTTTGGTCTTTTGCAAGTGCTATATGTTTCACGATTTGCTTACTGGCTTACTTTATTAAAGCTTTTTCCAGTTTTAGCAAATTACTATTTACTGGTTTTGTGCTCTTGTTTTTTACTGGATTAGGTGGCTTAATGCTATCGCTTAAATCCAGTATCAAATTAGATGAACATTACACGCACTTTGTAAAGAACGGCGAGGACGCGATGGTTGAAATCCAATTGCTGGAGCAATTAAGTTCCAATTCCTATAACCACAGATTTTATGCAATGGTCCAACGCATTAATGACCAGCCTACAAATGGTAAAGTCTTGGTGCTTTTCAAAAGATCTGATAGCGTGGCATTCAAGGCAGGACACACCTTACTGGTTTATGATGATATCAACGATGCCAGCAATGGTCGCAATCCTGGTGATTTTAATTACAAAGAATATTTGGAAGGCATTGATGTTTATGGGCAAATCTATGTCGACAAACCTAGAATCTTAAGCTTAGATTTTAGAGCGTCGTCGCTGCCATGGTATGTACGTTATCGCAATAAGTTGCTTCAAGACCTTGAGAATTCAAACCTAACCAGCGACTCACGTTCTTTGGTCGAAGCACTGGTGTTAGGGCAGCGACAAAATGTCGATCCTACCATCACCCAAAACTTTAGAGATGCTGGAGTGATTCATATTCTAGCTTTGAGTGGTCTGCATGTGGGAATATTGTTATTGATCCTGCAATTCTGTCTTAAGTGGTTAAAAAGATGGCCTTATGGCATCTGGATTCAAACCATCGTAATTCTTGTTTTGCTGTGGTGTTTTGCCTTTTTGACTGGAATGTCACCTTCTATTTTGAGAGCCGTCACGATGTTTTCTTTTGTAGCTATCGGGATGAACATTAACCGAAATAGGTCTGTGTTCCATAGCTTGACCATCTCTGCATTTTGTTTATTGATGTACGATCCGCGGTTGTTGTTTCAAGTAGGTTTTCAGTTGAGTTATACGGCAGTACTGGCGATTGTCTTGCTTCAGCCATTATTCATGAGGCTTTTTCCTAGGATAAAGTATTGGTTGCCTAATAAGATGGTACAAATCTTTACCGTGACTCTTGCCGCACAAATAGGCGTCGCACCGTTGAGCGTGTATTATTTTCATCAGTTACCGTTGGCCTTTTTGGTTGGTAACCTTGTGTTGCTTTTTGTGTTGCCGGTTATTCTGGCATTATCATTAAGCTATATCGCGCTTTTACAATTGGGTGGTCCGGTAAGCTATTTAGGTGAACTGCTCAATTTTATTTTTGAAAGCATTATATCGTTTGTAAGTTATATCAGCAGTTTCAAAGGTTTTGTCTTGAAAGACCTCTACTTAAGGCTGGATCAATTGATTCTGATTTACGTTCTAATTCTATCGATTGTTTTGTTCTTGTCACCAGTATTGCGTCGCAGTAGGCGAGAGCGCTTTAAGATTCAAAGAGCTAATTATGGATTACATCTCGCGCTCATAGCGCTGATTTGTTTGATAGGACTTGATACGATCTTTGATTATAAAACCGAAAATAGCTTTATGGTACTGCATCAGTCCCGAGGCAGTGCTGTGGCGATTTCCAATTCACAGCATTCGCAATTATTGGTTCATTTCCCCAGCATGGATAAAGAAAGGCGCGAGAACAGCTTATCCCGATTACAGCAGATCCAGACTTTTAGGGAGACGCAGCTCGTGGTGGATTCTCTGCCAGCGATTATCGAATATCAAGAAATACCGCTAGTCATCATTGATGAATCGACAGCCTATACAAAAACAGAAAGCCGCGAACCCATTTTACTGATTTCCAATTCTCCTAAAATAAATCTGGATAAGGTGATCACTAAGTTAGATCCTAAGTTAATCATTTCAGACGGGTCTAACTACCGCAATTTTGTGGAAAGGTGGAAAGTGACTTGCGAGCAGCGCGACGTGGAATTTATAAATACTTATGAGGCTGGCGCTGTCAACTTACTAAAGTATTAA
- a CDS encoding C40 family peptidase — protein sequence MSFLLVFTAALVSCGSQKPQVITTKAEAQELSSQDRTTQNTNVVPTRSRRKETTSDEIESEINEEEIAESTESLTTIDAAIQYAMEYQGTRYRYGGSTNKGMDCSGLINVSFDKAGEQVPRTSMSLFQATQPIDIKEIQKGDLMFFATGRDRKKINHVALVTEVTPAEIRFIHATVSQGVTISSLNEPYWLGKYLSSGRLF from the coding sequence ATGTCGTTTCTCTTGGTCTTCACAGCAGCCTTGGTTTCCTGTGGTAGCCAGAAGCCGCAAGTAATCACCACAAAAGCAGAAGCTCAAGAATTAAGCTCGCAAGACCGCACTACCCAAAACACCAATGTCGTTCCCACACGATCAAGAAGAAAGGAGACGACTAGTGACGAGATCGAGTCAGAAATAAACGAAGAGGAAATCGCAGAGTCCACAGAATCGCTCACCACTATTGATGCCGCCATCCAGTATGCCATGGAGTATCAAGGAACGCGTTATCGATATGGCGGTTCTACAAATAAAGGGATGGACTGCAGCGGTTTGATCAACGTTTCTTTTGATAAGGCAGGCGAGCAGGTGCCACGCACCAGCATGAGTTTGTTCCAGGCGACACAGCCTATCGACATCAAAGAAATCCAAAAAGGCGACCTCATGTTTTTTGCCACAGGTAGAGATCGCAAGAAAATCAATCATGTCGCACTCGTGACTGAAGTCACTCCAGCCGAAATACGATTTATCCACGCCACGGTTTCCCAAGGCGTGACCATTTCATCCTTAAATGAACCTTACTGGCTAGGTAAGTACCTGAGCAGCGGCCGATTATTTTAA
- the lpxB gene encoding lipid-A-disaccharide synthase, which translates to MKYYLIAGEASGDLHGSLLMKELQITDPDASFRFWGGDLMEQVGGTLVRHYRDLAFMGFVEVLGNLRTILRNINECKKDIEEFAPDVIIYIDYPGFNFRIMKWARLKGYRNHYYISPQIWAWKESRIKAIKRDVDEMYVILPFEKHFYEQKHQFPVHFVGHPLIDAIHERKQVDHEVFLREHGMDDRPIIALLPGSRKQEIKNMLSVMLRMVDRFEDYQFVIAGAPGQEAQFYTSFLKKYDVKLIMNRTYDLLSLSHAALVTSGTATLETALFKVPQVVCYKGSMISYQIAKRIIKLDYISLVNLIMDQPVVTELIQKEFKPADLHRELDHILDPTHRNRIFADYYQLEKKLGGVGASETTAGLIYKAIHIEDGK; encoded by the coding sequence ATGAAATACTATCTCATTGCAGGCGAGGCCAGCGGCGACCTTCATGGATCACTCCTTATGAAGGAGTTACAGATAACCGATCCCGATGCCAGTTTTAGATTTTGGGGTGGCGACTTGATGGAACAAGTTGGCGGGACGCTCGTCAGACATTACAGGGATCTTGCCTTCATGGGATTTGTAGAGGTGTTGGGAAATCTCAGGACGATTTTGCGTAATATCAATGAGTGCAAAAAGGATATTGAAGAATTTGCGCCAGATGTGATCATTTACATCGATTACCCAGGATTCAACTTTAGAATCATGAAATGGGCGCGATTGAAGGGTTATCGCAACCATTATTATATCTCGCCACAGATATGGGCGTGGAAGGAAAGCCGCATCAAGGCTATAAAGCGTGATGTAGATGAGATGTATGTCATCCTACCATTTGAAAAGCACTTTTATGAGCAAAAGCATCAGTTTCCTGTTCATTTTGTAGGTCATCCGCTCATCGATGCGATTCATGAGAGAAAACAGGTAGATCACGAGGTGTTTCTTAGAGAACATGGAATGGACGATCGTCCCATTATTGCTTTGTTGCCAGGCAGCCGAAAGCAAGAAATCAAGAATATGTTGAGCGTCATGCTACGTATGGTAGATCGATTTGAGGATTATCAATTTGTCATCGCTGGTGCGCCAGGACAAGAAGCTCAATTCTATACCAGTTTCCTCAAAAAGTATGACGTCAAGCTCATCATGAACAGGACTTACGACCTGTTGAGCCTTTCTCATGCCGCGCTGGTTACCTCTGGAACCGCAACTCTGGAGACAGCGCTTTTCAAGGTGCCGCAGGTGGTTTGCTATAAAGGCAGCATGATTTCCTACCAGATTGCAAAACGCATTATCAAGCTGGATTACATCTCGCTCGTGAACCTCATTATGGATCAACCCGTGGTGACAGAGTTGATTCAAAAGGAATTTAAGCCCGCAGACCTACATCGGGAATTGGATCACATCTTGGATCCTACACATCGCAACCGCATTTTTGCCGATTACTATCAGCTGGAGAAAAAACTGGGTGGCGTCGGCGCCAGTGAAACCACAGCAGGTCTTATTTATAAAGCTATTCATATTGAAGATGGTAAATAG
- the surE gene encoding 5'/3'-nucleotidase SurE → MKDKKRPLILVTNDDGITAKGIRTLVDIASKLGDVVVVAPDKPQSAMGHAITINDTLYVKEFKMHDYDHKEYTTSGTPVDCVKMASHEILERKPDLCVSGINHGSNSAINVIYSGTMSAAMEAGIEGIPAIGFSLCDYDADADFEPARPYVENIIKQVLENGMSKGVILNVNIPKATAEELKGVKICRQANAYWEEEFDKRTNPYGKDYYWLTGKFVNDDKGEDTDEWALEHNYISIVPTQFDLTAHHYIKELNTWEFGN, encoded by the coding sequence ATGAAAGATAAAAAGAGACCATTGATACTGGTAACCAATGATGATGGTATTACCGCAAAGGGAATCAGGACACTGGTAGACATTGCAAGCAAGTTAGGAGATGTGGTTGTGGTCGCTCCAGACAAGCCGCAAAGCGCCATGGGACATGCGATCACGATCAACGACACGCTTTATGTTAAGGAGTTCAAGATGCACGATTATGACCACAAGGAATATACGACCAGTGGTACACCGGTCGATTGTGTCAAGATGGCCAGTCATGAAATTTTGGAAAGAAAGCCTGATTTATGTGTGAGTGGCATCAATCACGGCAGCAATAGTGCGATCAATGTGATTTACAGCGGTACCATGAGTGCTGCTATGGAAGCTGGAATAGAAGGCATTCCTGCCATAGGATTCTCACTTTGTGATTATGACGCAGATGCAGATTTTGAACCAGCTCGTCCCTATGTCGAGAACATCATTAAACAAGTTTTGGAAAACGGAATGTCCAAAGGCGTCATTCTAAATGTCAATATTCCCAAAGCCACTGCCGAAGAATTAAAAGGCGTAAAGATATGCCGACAGGCTAATGCCTATTGGGAAGAGGAGTTTGACAAAAGAACCAATCCCTATGGTAAGGATTACTACTGGTTGACCGGTAAATTTGTCAACGATGATAAAGGAGAAGACACTGATGAATGGGCACTGGAACATAATTATATTTCTATCGTACCTACTCAATTTGACCTGACGGCGCACCATTACATCAAGGAACTAAATACTTGGGAATTTGGGAATTAA
- a CDS encoding carboxy terminal-processing peptidase: MSFLKNNIAIGIITLMVATASCSFINNEIDPGDKEKEELLIELINHVLRRNHYQPADLTDQFSQDVFKNFVYELDPAKRYFLASDYEDFKTFEFLIDDQIRDGRVDLFNIVYERLLKREKESEQIFKEVIDKPFDFTVEESIDADFEKMPYAKNRKELKDHWRKLLKRSTIVIFNDKIETQEEKIKNGELSLDKKKSLAELEKEARMEVKKSMEENFDLNDDVERLDYFSLFLNNITTHFDPHTNYFAPQSKDRFDTSISGTLEGIGARLQKKMDNIEILEIISGGPAWTSGKLEKGDQILRVAQEKDTVATSIVGMRISDAVDLIKGPKGTKVTLTLKKVDGSIKDVTLVRDVVLIEETFAKTALIQDDSINYGIINLPKFYFSTENSEARASGDDVAKEIVKLKQEGMEGLIIDLRNNGGGSLREVIEMAGLFIPDGPVVQVGLKNNRTQTLNDDDNGAVLWNGPLVILVNELSASASEILAAALQDYDRAIVIGSKQTFGKGTVQNFDDLNRYVQTSEFGDLGALKLTTQKFYRINGGSTQLEGVKSDVVAPDRYSYIEIGERDEDYPLPYDEIAPAQYKKFKGYLNLAESIAASQKRIDNNEYFQLIDKNAKWLADQRDENEIPLSIKSYQERLKKLEDETDQFNKLDEYKNSLTVNSLKDEKLLIEKDSSLADKRKRWHETINQDMYIEEAVNVLKDLKTNTIKDNGMTIKN, translated from the coding sequence ATGAGTTTCCTAAAAAATAATATTGCTATAGGTATTATCACGCTTATGGTAGCTACTGCAAGCTGCAGTTTTATAAATAATGAAATTGATCCAGGAGATAAGGAAAAAGAGGAACTTCTTATAGAATTGATCAATCACGTGTTGCGCCGCAACCACTATCAGCCCGCAGATCTCACCGATCAATTCTCGCAGGATGTCTTCAAAAATTTTGTTTACGAACTCGATCCGGCAAAACGTTACTTCCTAGCTAGCGATTATGAGGACTTCAAGACATTTGAATTTTTAATAGACGACCAGATACGCGATGGACGTGTGGACTTGTTCAACATTGTTTATGAACGTTTACTTAAAAGAGAAAAAGAATCTGAACAAATATTCAAAGAAGTCATTGACAAACCATTTGACTTTACCGTGGAAGAAAGCATCGATGCCGATTTTGAGAAAATGCCTTATGCGAAGAACCGCAAGGAACTCAAAGATCACTGGAGGAAACTGTTAAAGCGTTCTACGATTGTGATTTTCAACGACAAGATTGAAACCCAAGAAGAAAAAATCAAAAATGGCGAGTTGTCACTAGACAAAAAGAAATCCCTAGCCGAATTAGAAAAGGAGGCTCGCATGGAAGTCAAAAAATCCATGGAAGAAAATTTTGATTTGAATGATGATGTGGAGCGATTGGATTATTTCTCTTTGTTCTTGAACAACATTACGACTCACTTTGATCCACATACCAATTATTTTGCACCGCAATCCAAGGATAGATTTGACACATCCATCAGCGGTACTTTAGAAGGAATTGGTGCCAGACTTCAAAAGAAGATGGATAACATTGAAATTTTGGAAATCATTTCTGGTGGACCGGCATGGACGAGTGGTAAACTAGAAAAAGGTGATCAAATCCTAAGAGTAGCTCAAGAAAAAGATACGGTTGCCACAAGTATTGTAGGAATGCGCATTAGTGATGCTGTTGACTTGATCAAAGGACCTAAAGGAACTAAAGTTACTCTTACCCTGAAAAAAGTTGACGGTAGCATCAAGGATGTGACTCTAGTAAGAGACGTGGTTCTTATTGAAGAAACATTTGCAAAAACTGCCTTGATACAGGATGACTCGATCAACTATGGTATCATCAACTTGCCTAAATTCTATTTCAGTACAGAAAATAGTGAGGCCAGAGCCTCAGGTGACGATGTCGCAAAAGAAATTGTCAAGCTCAAGCAAGAAGGCATGGAAGGACTCATCATTGATTTGAGAAATAACGGTGGTGGATCTTTGAGAGAAGTAATAGAGATGGCTGGACTTTTCATTCCAGATGGTCCAGTAGTCCAAGTTGGCTTAAAAAATAACCGCACTCAAACTTTAAATGACGATGACAATGGTGCTGTATTATGGAATGGTCCATTAGTGATTCTAGTCAACGAATTAAGCGCTAGCGCTTCAGAAATTTTAGCAGCGGCATTACAGGATTACGACCGCGCCATTGTGATAGGTAGCAAGCAAACCTTTGGTAAAGGAACTGTTCAAAATTTTGATGATTTGAATCGTTACGTACAAACTTCAGAATTTGGTGATCTAGGTGCCTTAAAGTTGACTACCCAAAAGTTCTATAGAATCAATGGTGGTAGTACGCAGTTAGAAGGTGTCAAAAGTGATGTAGTAGCTCCAGATCGTTACAGCTACATAGAAATAGGCGAACGTGATGAGGATTATCCATTGCCTTATGATGAGATTGCGCCAGCGCAATACAAAAAGTTCAAGGGTTACCTCAATCTTGCAGAAAGCATCGCGGCTTCCCAAAAACGAATTGACAACAATGAATACTTTCAATTGATTGATAAAAACGCAAAATGGTTGGCAGACCAACGTGATGAAAATGAAATTCCATTGAGCATCAAATCCTATCAAGAGCGTTTGAAAAAATTGGAAGATGAAACTGATCAATTCAACAAACTGGATGAGTATAAAAATTCGCTAACGGTCAATTCCCTAAAGGATGAAAAACTATTGATCGAGAAAGACTCTAGCCTTGCAGACAAACGTAAGAGATGGCACGAGACTATCAATCAGGATATGTACATTGAAGAAGCCGTAAATGTCTTGAAAGACTTAAAGACCAATACCATCAAGGACAACGGCATGACCATCAAAAATTAA
- a CDS encoding ABC transporter permease, with translation MAVSNSVAFKTLQKLRSSFWGVLSLSIILAFIAIALFAYVIAPDSSRYANQMHISIHSQPPGFTADFIQLPAQNQSTSLTDFWNGHDASTTEIPYEALERKPDGIYYRPYDVDGQQQPFQKLESPVAKEMSLSRFRESYTTQKTFILGTDKYGRDLLSRMIIGARVSISIGFVAVLISLLIGIPLGAIAGFYGGKVDAAIMWVINVTWSIPTLLMVIAISIALGKGFLTVFIAVGLTMWVEIARVVRGQMIVAKEYQYVTAARALGFNDLRIITRHILPNILAPVIVISAANFAAAILIEAGLSFLGLGAQPPIPSWGSMIKDHYQYIILDKAYLAIVPGVAIMVLVMAFMLLGNSLRDALDVKSTS, from the coding sequence ATGGCGGTAAGCAATTCAGTAGCATTTAAAACGCTCCAGAAACTAAGAAGTAGTTTCTGGGGCGTTTTGAGTTTATCCATTATTTTGGCGTTCATTGCGATAGCATTGTTTGCATACGTTATCGCGCCAGATAGCAGCAGGTATGCTAACCAGATGCACATTTCCATCCACTCGCAGCCACCTGGTTTTACCGCAGACTTTATACAATTACCAGCACAAAACCAGTCCACTTCCCTAACAGACTTCTGGAATGGCCATGACGCCAGCACCACTGAAATACCATACGAGGCCCTGGAAAGAAAACCAGATGGAATTTATTATCGACCCTATGATGTGGATGGGCAGCAACAACCTTTTCAAAAGCTGGAATCTCCAGTTGCAAAAGAGATGTCGTTATCTCGCTTTCGCGAAAGCTACACTACCCAAAAAACTTTTATACTAGGAACAGATAAATACGGTAGAGACCTGCTTAGCCGCATGATTATTGGCGCACGAGTAAGCATCAGTATTGGGTTTGTGGCTGTGCTTATTTCCTTATTGATCGGAATCCCGTTGGGAGCGATTGCTGGATTTTACGGTGGTAAAGTAGACGCCGCCATCATGTGGGTCATCAATGTCACTTGGTCCATTCCAACGCTATTGATGGTTATTGCTATTAGTATTGCGCTGGGCAAAGGATTTCTTACCGTATTTATTGCCGTAGGCTTGACCATGTGGGTAGAAATCGCTCGTGTGGTGCGAGGACAAATGATTGTTGCCAAAGAATATCAATACGTCACTGCGGCAAGAGCGTTGGGATTTAACGATCTGCGCATCATTACCAGGCATATCCTGCCTAATATCTTAGCGCCGGTGATTGTCATTAGTGCAGCAAATTTTGCTGCCGCCATCTTGATAGAAGCTGGACTTAGCTTTTTGGGATTGGGCGCACAGCCACCTATACCTTCTTGGGGCAGCATGATCAAAGACCACTATCAATACATCATACTCGACAAAGCCTATCTTGCAATTGTTCCAGGCGTTGCCATTATGGTTTTGGTCATGGCGTTTATGTTATTGGGCAATTCCCTAAGAGATGCACTGGACGTGAAATCTACCTCATGA